From a single Cyclobacterium marinum DSM 745 genomic region:
- a CDS encoding sterol desaturase family protein has protein sequence MTFQVFSIEWLNEHHIGLLYLIELPFWIKLFISVALYDITAYWIHRGTHVIPLLWRFHRVHHSDTSMDASTVFRFHPFELILVFGMGNILTAALFGTDVLSMAVYYLFLYVFFFFEHANLTYPKWLNSSIGLIFVMPDHHRVHHQQDQYYTDSNYADIFIVWDRVFGTFKIMPAQKNKYGLTEFDEDKKQTFLFLIKSPFLNIKRITIDGKKKNKPE, from the coding sequence GTGACATTTCAAGTTTTCTCTATAGAGTGGTTAAATGAGCATCATATTGGACTCTTGTATCTGATAGAACTACCCTTCTGGATCAAGCTTTTTATCTCTGTCGCTTTATATGATATTACAGCATATTGGATACATAGGGGTACGCACGTAATTCCTTTGCTGTGGAGATTTCATAGGGTACACCATAGTGATACCTCAATGGACGCATCAACAGTTTTTAGATTTCACCCATTTGAATTAATATTAGTATTTGGAATGGGGAATATCCTGACTGCTGCACTATTTGGTACTGACGTTCTTTCTATGGCAGTATATTATTTATTTTTATATGTGTTTTTCTTTTTTGAACATGCCAATCTTACCTACCCAAAATGGCTTAATTCATCAATCGGATTGATTTTTGTGATGCCTGATCACCACAGGGTACATCATCAGCAAGACCAATATTATACAGATTCCAATTATGCCGACATATTTATAGTCTGGGACAGGGTCTTTGGGACCTTCAAAATTATGCCGGCACAGAAAAATAAATACGGCTTGACAGAGTTTGATGAGGATAAGAAGCAAACATTTCTTTTTTTAATTAAGAGCCCCTTTTTAAATATAAAGAGAATTACAATTGACGGAAAAAAAAAGAATAAACCGGAATAA
- a CDS encoding acyl-CoA thioester hydrolase/BAAT C-terminal domain-containing protein produces MRNKKYILIVGMLFLLFGGYFIADKLLFSGVKPRAVDGNGFQANFFAKKSIKNSPTVILVGGGQWGDYWGQQFAQKGLVGLSLPYIGKEGLPELPEEIELTYFENVLTWLKAQTEVNPNKIVVMGASRNAELALVLASVFPKHIRGVVAYAPSAVSWSNTVLPYNSNEIKASWKYKGIDIPYLPMDKIKGNKTSKIEMEGYWLDGLAKKELLQKAMIRVEKINGPILLFSGTDDKVWPSSVMADLIEKRLAEHAFEHAFLNIKYDNAGHLIANNPEHKERLRAGRVNIDGKEYAYEFGGTEDGDFKAKQEAKIKLMEFIDKL; encoded by the coding sequence ATGAGAAATAAAAAGTACATTTTAATTGTTGGAATGCTATTCCTCCTATTTGGTGGCTACTTTATTGCTGACAAGCTGCTTTTCAGTGGGGTTAAACCCAGGGCAGTAGACGGGAATGGTTTTCAAGCAAATTTCTTTGCCAAGAAAAGCATTAAGAATAGTCCCACAGTGATCTTGGTAGGTGGAGGACAATGGGGAGATTATTGGGGCCAACAATTTGCTCAAAAAGGCTTGGTTGGATTGTCGCTACCTTATATAGGAAAGGAAGGATTGCCAGAATTGCCGGAAGAAATTGAGTTGACCTATTTTGAAAATGTCCTCACTTGGCTTAAAGCGCAAACAGAGGTTAATCCAAACAAAATAGTGGTGATGGGTGCTTCTAGAAATGCTGAATTAGCGCTGGTTCTTGCCTCAGTATTCCCCAAACACATTCGTGGTGTGGTGGCTTATGCCCCAAGTGCTGTGTCTTGGTCAAATACAGTTCTGCCCTACAATTCCAATGAAATAAAAGCCAGTTGGAAATACAAAGGAATTGATATTCCTTACCTGCCTATGGATAAAATCAAGGGAAATAAGACCAGTAAAATTGAGATGGAAGGCTATTGGTTGGATGGATTGGCGAAAAAAGAGTTACTTCAAAAGGCCATGATCAGGGTGGAAAAAATTAACGGGCCTATCCTGCTTTTTTCTGGAACGGATGACAAGGTCTGGCCATCCTCAGTCATGGCAGACTTGATAGAAAAAAGATTGGCGGAACATGCCTTCGAGCATGCCTTTCTGAATATTAAATATGACAATGCGGGACATTTAATTGCTAATAACCCTGAGCATAAAGAGCGCCTTAGAGCCGGAAGGGTCAACATTGATGGAAAAGAGTATGCTTATGAATTTGGCGGGACTGAGGATGGTGATTTCAAAGCAAAACAAGAAGCCAAAATAAAGTTGATGGAATTCATTGATAAGTTATAA
- a CDS encoding prolyl oligopeptidase family serine peptidase, translated as MMQNGFILLPKLKNKRLLCLTILTLACTNENHFKPIPVEYPITKKSDHVDLYWGEEVADPYRWLEDDYAENTKEWVIAQNKVTFDYLDKITFREAIRERLEKVWNYEKVGAPFFYGEWTYYFKNDGLQNQSVLYRSRDEGNEEVFLDPNKLSEDGSTSLSSIAFTKDGSLFAYAVSIAGSDWRDIYVMDTESKTLLKDQIKDAKFTGISWEGKKGFYYSTYAQPDGSKLSAVTNDHRLYFHELGTTQAEDVLVFGNDETPKRYVSGTVTEDGQVLVISAANSTTGNELYIKDLSKAGNIIKPIVANMNNNHGVLDHREGWLLVQTNKDAPNNQLVKIDLNNPEPQKWQVLIPEQEEVMQVSKGGGKLFATYLKDAISEIRQYDYEGKEESRIELPGAGTVSGFSSKKTQDSIYYSFTSYVQPGSIYRYSIREGKSKLYRQPQLDFDPEAYENHQVFYTSKDGTKVPMIITHKKSLALNGKNPTILYGYGGFNISLTPAFSIANTVWLENGGIYAVPNIRGGGEYGENWHKAGTKLQKQNVFDDFIAAGEYLIREGYTSSDYLAIKGGSNGGLLVGATMIQRPDLARVALAAVGVMDMLRYHQFTAGAGWAYDYGTADESEEMYRYLKNYSPVHALKQGTAYPSTLVTTADHDDRVVPAHSFKFAAALQEAHKGELPVLIRIETNAGHGAGKPTSKVIEEQADIFAFTLYNMGVDFGGKSE; from the coding sequence ATGATGCAAAACGGCTTTATATTATTACCAAAATTGAAAAACAAAAGGCTATTGTGTCTGACAATTCTGACCTTGGCCTGTACTAATGAAAACCATTTCAAACCTATACCTGTGGAATACCCAATTACCAAAAAATCTGATCACGTTGACTTGTATTGGGGTGAAGAAGTAGCAGACCCTTATCGATGGCTAGAGGATGATTATGCTGAAAACACCAAAGAATGGGTGATCGCCCAAAATAAAGTCACTTTTGATTACCTTGATAAAATCACTTTTAGAGAGGCTATCAGAGAAAGACTTGAAAAAGTATGGAATTATGAGAAAGTAGGGGCTCCATTTTTCTACGGTGAATGGACTTACTACTTTAAAAATGACGGGCTGCAAAATCAGTCTGTGCTGTACAGATCACGGGATGAAGGAAATGAAGAAGTCTTTTTGGATCCCAATAAGTTGTCTGAAGATGGCAGCACTTCCTTGTCCAGTATTGCCTTCACCAAAGATGGAAGTTTATTTGCCTATGCTGTTTCTATTGCAGGATCGGATTGGAGGGACATCTATGTCATGGACACCGAAAGCAAGACCTTACTAAAAGATCAAATCAAGGATGCCAAATTCACAGGCATTTCATGGGAAGGAAAAAAAGGCTTTTACTACAGTACCTATGCCCAACCTGACGGATCCAAGCTTTCTGCGGTGACCAATGATCACAGGCTTTATTTCCACGAATTGGGTACCACACAAGCTGAAGATGTATTGGTATTTGGAAATGATGAAACACCTAAAAGGTATGTTTCAGGGACTGTTACAGAGGATGGTCAAGTCCTTGTTATCAGTGCTGCTAACAGCACCACAGGAAACGAATTGTACATCAAAGATTTAAGCAAAGCAGGCAATATCATAAAGCCCATTGTAGCCAATATGAACAATAACCATGGCGTTTTGGACCATCGGGAAGGATGGCTATTGGTCCAAACCAACAAGGATGCACCCAACAACCAACTGGTAAAAATTGACCTGAACAATCCCGAACCGCAAAAATGGCAGGTGCTTATTCCTGAACAAGAAGAAGTCATGCAAGTATCCAAAGGGGGTGGGAAGCTATTTGCTACTTACTTAAAAGACGCCATCAGCGAAATTCGCCAATATGACTATGAAGGCAAGGAAGAAAGCAGAATCGAACTGCCCGGAGCAGGTACTGTTAGTGGTTTCTCCTCCAAAAAAACGCAAGACAGCATTTATTATTCCTTCACTTCCTATGTGCAACCGGGAAGCATTTATCGTTATTCAATAAGAGAAGGGAAGAGTAAACTTTACCGACAACCCCAACTGGATTTTGACCCGGAAGCCTATGAAAACCATCAGGTTTTCTACACTTCCAAGGATGGGACGAAGGTGCCTATGATCATCACCCATAAAAAAAGCTTGGCCTTAAATGGCAAGAACCCAACGATATTGTACGGATATGGTGGTTTTAACATTAGCCTCACACCTGCTTTCAGCATAGCGAATACCGTATGGTTAGAAAACGGTGGTATTTATGCTGTCCCTAATATCAGGGGAGGTGGAGAATATGGTGAAAACTGGCACAAGGCCGGCACTAAGCTTCAGAAACAAAATGTATTTGATGATTTCATAGCTGCGGGAGAGTATCTAATTCGTGAAGGATACACTTCAAGTGATTATTTGGCCATCAAAGGCGGTAGCAATGGTGGGTTACTTGTGGGTGCTACGATGATCCAAAGACCTGATCTTGCCAGAGTGGCTTTGGCTGCTGTGGGAGTTATGGACATGCTAAGGTACCATCAGTTTACTGCAGGAGCAGGCTGGGCTTATGATTATGGAACTGCAGATGAAAGTGAAGAGATGTACCGGTACCTTAAAAATTATTCACCTGTTCATGCCTTGAAGCAAGGAACAGCCTACCCCTCAACTTTGGTCACTACGGCCGACCATGATGACCGTGTGGTTCCTGCTCATTCCTTTAAATTTGCTGCAGCACTTCAGGAAGCCCATAAAGGAGAATTGCCCGTTTTGATCCGCATCGAAACCAATGCAGGACATGGTGCAGGCAAGCCTACTTCGAAGGTGATTGAGGAACAGGCTGATATCTTTGCCTTCACCCTTTATAATATGGGGGTGGATTTTGGAGGAAAAAGTGAGTAG
- a CDS encoding DUF6364 family protein, producing the protein MDSKLTLKLDNGVIERAKMYAKEQKISLSKLIENYLDALTKGNAGKAEVSPLVESLTGVVKLKEGAEKRKYIDYLSNKYN; encoded by the coding sequence ATGGATTCAAAACTGACCTTAAAACTTGATAATGGTGTAATTGAGCGTGCGAAGATGTACGCCAAAGAACAGAAAATTAGCTTGTCCAAATTAATTGAAAATTATTTGGATGCACTTACAAAGGGAAATGCTGGAAAGGCAGAAGTGAGCCCCTTGGTCGAGAGTTTAACAGGTGTGGTTAAACTGAAAGAAGGTGCAGAGAAAAGAAAATACATTGATTATTTATCTAATAAGTATAACTAA
- a CDS encoding peroxiredoxin-like family protein, translated as MGKLKEQTDAKIEAGRKANPDFMKGVDEIIIKAKAFQQGKNAIKIGAKAPIFELPNPQGKTISLTSLLNKGPVVITFYRGSWCPYCNLQLRALQAKLGDIHELGATLVAISPEVPDESMTENEISKMEFIVLSDQDAKVASKYGVAWEVPEFLIEHMREDRKLDLEKINNGNGTILPIPATFVLGSDGVVKWSYVNIDYRTRSEPDEIIEALKNLS; from the coding sequence ATGGGAAAATTAAAAGAACAAACAGATGCTAAAATTGAAGCAGGGCGAAAAGCTAACCCTGACTTTATGAAAGGTGTTGATGAAATAATTATTAAGGCAAAAGCTTTCCAACAGGGAAAGAATGCGATTAAAATTGGGGCAAAAGCGCCAATTTTTGAGCTACCTAACCCACAGGGGAAAACCATTTCCTTAACTTCTTTATTAAATAAAGGGCCTGTTGTGATTACATTTTATCGCGGAAGTTGGTGTCCTTACTGCAACTTACAGCTAAGAGCCTTACAAGCCAAATTGGGTGATATCCATGAATTAGGGGCTACATTAGTTGCCATCAGTCCAGAAGTGCCTGACGAGTCAATGACAGAAAATGAAATTAGTAAAATGGAATTTATTGTATTGTCTGACCAAGATGCCAAGGTGGCTTCAAAATATGGTGTTGCTTGGGAGGTACCGGAATTTTTGATCGAACATATGCGAGAAGATCGTAAACTTGATTTGGAAAAAATCAATAATGGTAATGGTACCATATTACCAATTCCTGCCACTTTTGTGTTGGGAAGTGACGGGGTGGTTAAGTGGAGCTATGTCAATATTGATTATAGAACACGTTCAGAACCTGATGAGATTATTGAGGCCTTGAAAAATCTATCTTAA
- a CDS encoding TIGR03643 family protein — protein MTGTDTDRIIEMAWEDKTPFEAIRAQFGLSEAEVIVCMRRELKPSSFRNWRKRVNSGTSQKHLLKRNGAINRFKSSRQRAISNNKISKR, from the coding sequence ATGACAGGAACTGATACAGATAGAATTATCGAAATGGCATGGGAAGATAAAACGCCATTTGAAGCCATACGAGCTCAATTTGGGCTTTCGGAAGCCGAAGTGATTGTTTGCATGCGCAGGGAATTAAAACCCAGTTCATTCAGGAACTGGAGAAAGCGGGTGAACAGTGGCACAAGTCAAAAACATCTTCTCAAGAGAAATGGGGCCATAAACCGTTTTAAATCTTCCAGGCAAAGAGCGATTTCCAACAATAAAATT
- a CDS encoding type II toxin-antitoxin system VapC family toxin yields the protein MNRILVDTNVVLDLLGKRKSFLKEAQELFTLGDKGKVKLFVSALTFANTYYILSQQLKVSSARKVLRQFKVLVEVVPMDDKVIELALDSEFKDFEDAIQYYSAIENGVRIIITRNQKDFKHSKIPVLSAKEYLGMKG from the coding sequence ATGAATAGAATACTTGTAGATACCAATGTGGTTTTGGATTTATTAGGGAAACGGAAAAGTTTTTTAAAAGAGGCTCAGGAGCTATTTACCCTGGGTGATAAAGGAAAGGTGAAATTATTTGTGTCAGCACTTACTTTTGCCAATACCTATTATATCCTTTCTCAGCAATTGAAGGTTTCAAGTGCGAGAAAGGTACTGAGGCAGTTCAAGGTATTGGTTGAAGTGGTTCCCATGGATGATAAGGTGATTGAATTGGCGCTTGATTCGGAATTTAAAGATTTTGAAGATGCCATACAGTATTATTCTGCCATTGAAAATGGGGTAAGAATAATCATAACGAGAAATCAAAAAGATTTTAAGCATTCGAAGATTCCAGTATTGTCTGCCAAGGAATACCTAGGAATGAAAGGATGA
- a CDS encoding phosphoenolpyruvate carboxylase: protein MANIYETEVAKRFTIYNSLFLDLPFDQIYRTGTLLPILSEACQNGFKKNKTPKEIIRQFFEELMADKSEEERHDLLFKMVQYIERQVVLFDSIEDASFEKFNDIKGKGTMTALIARAENDHKKDELIQKLKNFSVRLTLTAHPTQFYPGNVLAIITDLEQAIRKNDLGDVDLLLRQLGKTAFINKEKPSPYEEAVSLTWFLEYVFYPSISDIMIRVLNQLNIPLHDWENPNLLKVGFWPGGDRDGNPFVTHEITKKVADKLQNSILKCYYRDIRKVRRRLTFHNVESHLIKAEKGIYNTLFGGDGDVFKSKDDLLAVLYDARKGIIEEHGGLSLELLDEFILKVRVFGFHFASMDVRQDSRKHDALWDEILEKSEGEAALETYRQGDEEAKIEKILSIDKLPEISALEDPFHREMLESVKSINYIQKNNGPMGCHRYIISNNQSVLHVLEVFQLNKLLLADGGDLSLDIVPLFETIDDLANAHGVMTKLYNNKVYREHLRKRGNKQSIMLGFSDGTKDGGYIRANWSILRAKEELTKVAREEGIDVIFFDGRGGPPARGGGNTHNFYASLGPNVENREIQITIQGQTISANYGKPVSCSYNLEQLLSAGMESHLYPSSENSLTEKQKSLIDEMAEISYNAYKELKNHKQFVPYLEKVTPLKFFGMTNIGSRPVKRSKGGSMKFEDLRAIPFVGAWAQMKQNIPGFFGVGKAIEELEKQGRLGEVQQLYKDSLFFRSLLGNSMQSLAKSFYPATAYLKDDPQFGGFWDLMYSEYQRSYEKVLAVAGMTDLLEDSPLSNQSIAIRERIVLPLITIQQYAIQTILDKGKEDTALQKLILRTMFGIINAARNAA from the coding sequence ATGGCAAACATCTACGAGACTGAAGTCGCAAAGCGTTTTACGATTTATAACAGTCTGTTTTTAGACCTGCCTTTTGATCAAATTTACAGGACAGGTACCTTGCTACCTATTTTGTCTGAAGCTTGTCAAAACGGGTTTAAAAAAAATAAAACGCCAAAGGAAATTATCCGCCAATTCTTTGAAGAATTGATGGCTGATAAATCTGAAGAAGAAAGGCACGACCTTCTCTTTAAAATGGTACAATATATCGAACGACAAGTAGTTCTATTTGATTCGATAGAAGATGCTTCCTTTGAAAAATTCAACGATATCAAAGGCAAAGGTACCATGACCGCCTTAATTGCGAGAGCAGAAAACGACCATAAAAAAGATGAACTGATACAAAAGCTTAAAAACTTTTCCGTTCGACTAACTTTAACTGCACACCCTACACAGTTTTATCCCGGTAATGTTCTGGCCATTATCACAGACTTGGAACAGGCCATAAGGAAAAATGATTTGGGAGATGTAGATCTTCTGCTTCGCCAATTAGGTAAAACAGCATTTATCAATAAAGAGAAACCTTCTCCTTATGAAGAAGCAGTAAGCCTTACTTGGTTTTTGGAATACGTGTTCTATCCAAGTATTTCGGACATAATGATTCGTGTTCTCAACCAGCTAAATATCCCTCTTCATGATTGGGAAAATCCCAATTTGCTGAAAGTAGGCTTTTGGCCGGGAGGTGACAGGGACGGAAATCCTTTTGTAACGCACGAGATCACTAAAAAAGTTGCCGACAAACTTCAGAACAGCATCCTGAAATGTTATTATAGAGATATCCGTAAAGTTAGACGTCGCTTGACCTTCCACAATGTGGAGAGCCACTTGATCAAAGCAGAAAAAGGAATCTACAATACCCTTTTTGGTGGAGATGGAGATGTTTTTAAATCCAAAGATGACCTTCTTGCTGTTTTATATGATGCCAGGAAAGGCATTATAGAAGAACATGGCGGCCTATCACTTGAGTTATTGGATGAATTTATCCTTAAAGTAAGGGTGTTTGGATTTCATTTTGCCAGCATGGATGTTAGGCAAGACAGCAGGAAACACGATGCCCTTTGGGATGAAATATTGGAGAAAAGTGAAGGAGAAGCCGCTTTGGAAACTTACCGCCAAGGTGACGAGGAAGCGAAAATTGAGAAAATCCTTTCCATAGACAAATTACCTGAGATCAGTGCTCTTGAGGATCCTTTCCACAGAGAAATGTTGGAAAGCGTCAAGTCTATCAATTATATCCAGAAAAATAACGGCCCAATGGGCTGTCACAGATACATCATTTCCAACAACCAATCAGTGCTGCATGTGCTGGAAGTTTTTCAACTTAATAAATTGTTGTTGGCGGATGGTGGTGATCTCTCGCTTGATATTGTTCCTCTATTTGAAACCATCGACGATTTGGCAAATGCCCATGGGGTGATGACCAAGCTTTATAACAATAAAGTATACAGGGAGCACCTTCGTAAGCGAGGAAACAAACAGTCCATTATGTTGGGTTTTTCAGATGGTACCAAAGATGGTGGATATATCCGAGCCAACTGGTCCATTTTGCGGGCCAAAGAGGAACTTACAAAAGTGGCTAGAGAAGAGGGGATTGATGTCATCTTCTTTGACGGCAGAGGAGGACCTCCTGCCCGAGGTGGTGGAAATACCCATAACTTCTACGCTTCTCTCGGTCCCAATGTGGAAAACCGTGAGATTCAAATCACCATTCAGGGACAGACCATTAGTGCCAACTATGGTAAACCGGTAAGCTGTTCTTACAATTTGGAGCAACTGCTTAGTGCCGGTATGGAAAGTCACTTGTATCCTTCCAGTGAAAATAGCCTGACTGAAAAACAAAAATCTCTTATCGATGAGATGGCGGAAATCAGCTATAATGCTTATAAAGAGCTGAAAAATCACAAGCAGTTTGTTCCTTATCTGGAAAAAGTAACTCCTTTGAAATTCTTCGGTATGACCAATATTGGTTCCAGACCGGTGAAAAGGAGCAAGGGAGGAAGCATGAAGTTTGAAGACCTTAGGGCCATACCATTTGTAGGTGCCTGGGCGCAAATGAAACAAAATATTCCGGGTTTCTTTGGGGTAGGTAAAGCCATAGAGGAGCTTGAGAAGCAAGGTAGACTGGGAGAGGTACAGCAACTGTACAAAGACTCCTTGTTTTTCCGATCTTTATTGGGAAATTCCATGCAGTCCTTGGCCAAATCATTTTATCCGGCTACCGCATACCTCAAGGACGATCCTCAGTTTGGAGGTTTCTGGGACTTGATGTACAGCGAGTACCAAAGGTCTTATGAAAAGGTACTTGCAGTAGCAGGAATGACTGATTTACTGGAGGATAGTCCGCTAAGTAATCAGTCCATAGCCATCAGGGAAAGAATAGTATTACCGTTGATCACCATTCAACAGTATGCCATTCAGACCATTTTGGACAAAGGGAAGGAAGATACCGCTTTACAAAAGCTGATCCTTAGGACCATGTTTGGTATTATCAATGCCGCAAGGAATGCTGCATAA